A window of Solanum stenotomum isolate F172 unplaced genomic scaffold, ASM1918654v1 scaffold21764, whole genome shotgun sequence genomic DNA:
GCTTAGGCTTGGTGGTTGACTGGTTGTTCTTACGACCTCTTATTAATTTCATTTGACGTCCTGCTTTTAAAAACAGCTCATCTATGCAACTAAACTGAGAACTGGGTGCTAATAGCAACTTCAGTCAATCCCTCTGTACTCACCTGTATGAATGTTAAATATCACCCGCTAAAACTCTACattgtgtaaaaaaaaattaaacgaTCTAATTCCAGAAATCTAAACAAAACTCTGTTATCTTGGGGTACAAGTGTGTTTCTAAAGACCAGATTTCCACTAAGCCAAGATTTCAAAAGTAGTAAACACATTTTAgtcaaaaggaaaaagaaaagaaaaaaaactatcaGCAAATTATAGGTGAACTCTTGAGTGTCTACACAGGATATTACAGCAGTTACCAGTTGCTCTCTTCTTTCACCCTAATGGTAATTACAGCATTGTGTAACACATCACAGTAGACCAGCAAAATCAGCACTAGTTTCGATCACATCTTCAATATCAGCTTCATCCAATTCATCAAGTTCCATACTGCCCCCATAAGAATGTGCTCCAACCAGCAAAGGAACTCTAGCCTCTTGTATTATCGCCAAAACTTCTTCCATGCTCTGGGAAGGGTTATTTACATCGGCACATTGGTAACTTCCTCCTTCCATCAGTTCCACTGGTAAGTTCTTTAAAAACCAGGGATGCATTTTAATTTCTGGAATGGTTATTCTCTGCAAAAGTATAATCAGCATGCATTTATGGTTTTGGCACATTATATTCGCAATACAACATGAAACAAGAAACACGAAAGCAAGTTTATGGAAGGCCTTTGGTGGGAACGAACCTTGCACCTAAGCAGAATACATATATCTATCGAGACAATGAGTTAATTACTGATAATGATATTTCACTTGGACACAACGCATGAACTATTCTATGATCAGCAGAAGACCAAATGATTTTATTACCTTTTCAGGGTCTGCCACAAAAATCCTGGCTATGAGATGGCGGCATTCAAGGGAAATTTGGATTTGCTCAGGAATTGAGTAGCGAGCGGTGAGTATTTTCTGTCATGGAAACTAGCCAATCATAATGCTGCAGTAAATTTTTCAATGCTTCACACTTGCATGAACTATAAATGCAGCAAACTGATAAACTAAATTCAGAGTAAAGCATGCTTCTTTTTCATCTACTAGAAATCTGATTATGTTGTCATCACTCACAGAAATAGTCTTTGTAAAGTTTTTGGGATCACTTGAATCTTGAAATGGATAAGCTCCAACCAGCATTACATATAAGGTGACTCCACAGGACCAAACATCTGCAAGCTATAGTTTCAAGAATTAACAGGAGGAGACATGAGTGTATACGACAAATATTATGACAAAGAAGAAAGATGTAGCACCTCTCCATCATATTCTTTCCTTGTTAGGACCTCTGGTGCTACATAAGCAGGTGTCCCCACAGTGGACTTAGGTTGAGAATGAAACACGGATGACTGCAAACAGGTGCAGCAATTTTATATGAGCTTAAATCTTGAATAGATGTAAGAATTACTAAAACCTCGAGAAAAGATCAGTAACCTTGGAGTACCCAAAATCACATATTTTGACACGTGGTGCAGCACTTCCATCAAGTAATGTGTTTTCCAATTTGAGATCTCTATGACAGATTTGCTGCAATGGAAGACCAAAGATATACTAAGTCCCAAAAGGAGGACTTAAGGAAGTTCACAGCAAGAGAAGTATTGATGTTGTACCATGAAATGGCAGTAGCTAACCCCTGATATCAGTTGTTGAAAAAAGAACCTTGCCTgagtaaaaaataaacataatcaaGCCACTGAGATGATTTAAACTAGAAAAGAGTCTGCTCGGAAGAGCTGACATAAACACAAGGAGATAGTCAAGTGATAACATATTTAAAGGGACACTTCTCATTGCATATCACTCTGTGCTTTCAACTTATAAGATGGCATTCTTGGAAATTAAGAGTTTAGTTTCACTCATCAACAGAGCCCATGACATGGTAGACTACTACCCAGCGGACTTCCCACATCAAAGGACCGTATGAATGTCATGGTAGACTACTACTTTACCATGGATGTGAAAGGCATATTACCCAACCCAACCAAGTAAAGAGGCAGCAAAGATCTGACTACCATAAGCAAAGGttataaaatcaaatgaaaaatacaCAGTTTGTTTGTTCTAAGCCAAGACTAATTGCGGGATCTGGTGTAAGTATCATCCTTACCTCATCTTCATTAAATCTTCCAGCATTACAGATCCTCGCAAAGAGCTCTCCTCCCGCAGCATACTCCATTACTATTGCTAGATGAGTAGGTGTAAGCAAGACCTAGAAGTGTTAAGTCCATTCATGTAAAAAAACAAACTATAACAAAATTGATAAGTCTGCTTGCCATTTAGCTACTATTTTGAACAGCCACTGTAATCCTACTAATTGTAAATTGCTATCATCAACCACAAAATATAATATGCAAATCATCAAATTACAGCTACTGTCCAGAAAAGTTGATAGCTTTCAATCTATTCCATAAGATACGATTGCATTTAATTGCGAGCAACAGAGTTCTTCAAAAAGAAATCATAACATAACATAGTTGTTATAGACCAAACAGGAGAGGGCAACCAAAAAGACTAGTCTGATAGGTGGGGAGCCCATTTGGCCCATACACTCATAAGCATTTCTCATTTCTCTTTTATCCCATGAGGGACAACTAGCACATAACAATAAGAATCTTGTTACTGTCATTACATTACAAACCAGATCTTCTGTTCTAGTAATTAGATCCATTAACATTTTTGATCCTATCATTATGTGAAGCTATCTCCATACCTCAacaattctttcaaaaaaaagatcttTAACTTAATGAAAGTTCCTTATAAGCCTGATGACAGCAATAATCAGAACCCCCATAGGTATCAAAGCATATTATAGAATAAGGATAAAAGAAGATTCATTCCATTAGTAAGAAGCAGAACATATACCTCTTTAAATCTCACTATATTTGGATGTTTCAATGATCTATGATTCATAATTTCCCTTTGCACATGTTCATCAATCTGCAAACAACCtcaaaacacaaacaaacaaataaataaagtatcCTAGATGGAGTAAAAACATCAAATTTAAGGTTATAAAAGAGGGGAAACCTTTTGGCCTCTTTCAATAAACTTAACAGCAAAGAGTTCTTTAGTGTTCTTGTCACAAACAAGCATTGCAACtccaaaattaccagaacccaACTCCTTCACTATCTCATAACGCTCCATCATCAAGATTAAAAAACAAAAGGGGTTTCGGATTCTTCAGAAAGAATCAAACTTTTTTTCTCCACTACTGTTATTGACTTACAGAATTGACAATATTCAACAGTAAGAGCaaaaggggttcaaaatattCTGAGGTTTACTAGCTGAGAGTTTATTGGACACACATTCTTGGCAGGTACTACGTTGTTCAACTATTGTCGGATCAAGTGGGTAGGaaaaatttttacttttatctttaattagtGAATTTCAATAAGAATTTACCCATAGGAATCTAAAACTTAGTCCAggtacatatttttattattatattatgtaaaaaagagaagaaaagtttGGTCACGTCTGTAAAATCTGCAGAAAAGTTGCCACTAGTTGTGATTAGATTGGTGGATAAATTGATTGGAGTTCTTCATGTTGGTCCTGCTCCTTTGAATTTGGGCTCTTTGATCAAACTGGAACACAATTTTAGACCGTACAACGAAATAGGACCTTTAATTACCaatggtatttttttttataaatagggTCTTAGTCATTTGtaatcaatccaaataaaatgagaaaatctCATTCTCctttctaattttcttttctttaattgaATCTTTCAATCCTACATAATAATCTTGAGCTAACCGAAGATCTCCCCAATAGCAATTGTCTACTGTAATAATAGTTTGAGTAGTAATTGTATAAGGTGATTTATAAATGGATGGTTGTGGTATTTTCGGGTGGTGATCTAGtggtaaaattattaaatatcatATGTATGCCactatttatcatatttatctTGTGCATATGTCAATTTTATGTCACATGAATTACTGTACAAGTGTACatatagtaaaatatatatgatatacaCATGACATACAAATGATACACGATATATGTGTCAATACATATAATTGTATATTCACGTAAAAGAATGCTAAAATTGTCAACCACTTATGAAACTAGTGCAAATTCATTACAGTCACAATTTTTTCTTGTGGAAAGTTGAGACTAAAGAACTATTATGTAAAtggaaaatgacatttttcttAGATGtactaaaaattaaagtaaacaaTAATACTCCATTGAAATGGAGGAGCTACTATTTAGGACCTAAATGAGACCCTCTAAAACATGGGTCAACCCACCAAAAACAATGGAGGAGGCCCATAATAATGGGCCGATTGAATTAGGATACGAACAAAGAAAAATTACACGAAATAACAAACATCTAGAGTATATTATGTAATACAGCTATGGTTTCAATTATTTCTAATCCTTAAATATAGTACGCAAAATTTTGCTATTCGGTATCCTGATGATTGTATAAATCCAtaatttgtatatgcttaccctagTTATTTGTATACGAAGCTAgcgtttgaccatagatttccaaataattttggcaaatattatttgggtgaaatttcgccatgtgtttggccattgtatttgggaaacatatttcacttttttagaaaaatatgatttatacccataagttttaaaaactatcaaaactaaccataagtttgtattacaagtcaattggatcttcgttgcaacaaataacaagtagtgtccatgacactggagcaatgtggtagtttggagtgagtgcaacaagcatcattccatacatCGTGAAGTAAACAAAACACATAACTTTGTTACCATGAGCCGATTGctcatcatcttcatcaacaaccatatcatcactttcatattcactatttcatcactactttggtattcacgtaaaatattatgtaatacaacgcaaacaactatatagagggtgtttttgtaaaagataaaagtttggtgtaaaatttcaatttttaaaagatctcaaataatgagatttggcccaaatactagaaaaaattaatatttgaaaatttgggatatttgcaaaaaaaaaaagccaaataatgacaaattgtatggacaaacattatttgtcaaatttttctctaaatattacttgggaaatctatggccgAAGTATgaaaaacacataataaattactcttgtttgtatattggcaagcAAAATATGCAAATAGtgttctaaaaaaaatcataaatgtataaatacagaaTTTATACATACTTACCTTGTTTGTGTATTCGCAAGTGCAATATACAAACGGGCAAGCAAAATTTACAAACTGCAACCTCCATTTGTAAATATTTATCATGTATATTTgcaagtgaaatatacaaatgaacAAGCAAAATATACAAGTTGCAGCCTCCATAGCAAATAATATAACTATAACTATGAAGCACAATTATCGAAACTATATCTATAAAGCCTTATTATATCTATTATCTTtgctatttctgaaattttttcgATGAACAATTGAACATATACTAATACGATAGGCAtataattactccctccgtccacaattgtttggcaggtatactaaatatagatgtccaagattaattgtcaatttaaacaatcaagaaataattagtcatttttttccaattctgcccttaatgattgtgtagttcaattgaaaagttatgtggactttttgtattcttgatatagtagggttatattagtcaaattacactttgtattaaatttttcttGAGGGATGTGCATGACCTTATCCTGACAAGCAATTGttgacggagggagtattttgtACAGTGGTACTAACATGATCATATCACAACAGGGTGGGTGAGAAGCAGGTAAGGTTTCacctaggggtgtacatggtcgggttgattcgggtttttcaaatatcaaactaaattatttgtgtcaaatttttaaatctataaatcaaaccaaaccaataaaacttgggtttttcaacctcaggttttttgaatttttttggatttttcgaGTTTTCtggttttttcgggtttttccgcTAAAGTTttaatacaaacatataatttacttgtacttcaaatatttcttcagtcctaccaaaatacaactatctaaggtgtttcttaagaatacaacacaaacaatgatatgattaatgacactaaaatatccaaaataataataataataataataataaaggaaTCACGTAAAACAAGTATTGCagattaacaagtcataatgaaaatgatcataatttaaaagtactaaatcaaagctaaaataagtttaataagtattagttacatgactaaatattaaaggaaattaaaattaaattatgtactttaattgtctaaaccaatgtaaaatcaaagaacaaatattcaatattattgtcattcttagtgttaaattgattttctttttgcattagtattaatttgattttgatttaagttttattataattaccaacatctatgTACTATAATCTTTATGGaaccattcaaaattctaagtttcaaacttgaaataatataataaaaaaactatgaaaaagtataagaaatatttaaaaattatatcaaagtaaatatttttatgtatgaaataaaattttaaaattatatatataatgtcgagttggtttggtctcgggttggttttttttagttaaaaccaaactaacccaaatatagtcgggttttttttcaacaccaaaccaagtcaaaccaaccactagtcaagtttttttttttcaattttcaattcgATTTTGTACATCCCTAAACTTTCACCTTATTCGATTAGTGTGGTGTTGGACATGTCTGGAGAGTGCTTACAAAACCACTCCCTAACtcccaattttttatttaatagtaTCATCTAAGTTCATACGATATGACTATCCTCCATTTGATTTGAGGATTTTCAAAAGCAATTATCCCCATTCTTTCCTAGGCATCTTGtctaaagataaaattagaaaGTACACTTTATATATAGCTTTAtacttcttttatctttttttaaaggGTTGGGAGTGTATTGAAAAGTGGTTAAATTGATTGAAGTCATTTAGACAATTAAGTATGATTTGACTTCTAGATAcacaataaaattatttttttattttaattttttaaatctatGCCTAAAAtatctcatattcatattatatataattcaaaaaaaaatattaaaaaaatataagacgTAGACAGTTTACCTCAATACAGACTAGAATTCAGCAAAAATATAGGAACCACATGTAGTGGACCACGATAACGAACAACCTCGCACCGTCCATGCCCATCACCCACTACATTCGCCTAAAATGGCGGGGACCTTTCCATTTGACCCCAACtccacttttttttcttcttctaatataaaaatatgaaaagtaaatTCCTACATACTACGTGGGTGCATTATATGcatcatattaatatattactatttatgACTATCActtaactaatattatataatatattaaaatagtagTGTATAAGATGGATTCTTATGAATGAGGTTTCCGAACTATCTTGATAGCTATTATTTTCCAACAACTTAATATAAAGTAATTGCAATGTACAGGATGTATCCTTTTATAGCTGTGGTGTTTGCATTAATTTAAATCAACCCACATACACTCTAATTAATTTCATGTGATATCTTCTATTAACACaatgtaattttattaaataataatctaaaatataatatataaatatgtcatttatcTTGACTTCATTTCACATATATAATATCCTTCAATTGTGGGTGTGCATAAGGTGACACCTACACGTGTACAAAATTAATTGACATAATACTCGTAGGACATATACTATTATGCAAaaatctaaatatataaaaagaaatcacCTCATTCATGAATGTGTTTTTGTTAGTAAAGTTATAGTATCATTCAACATAATTTCATGCACGAATAGGCATGTTTCAGGGACACTAACATTCCCCATTTCTTTCTTCAAcccctttaattttttttagtatggCTATAACATAGGCGAAATCAATATTAAGAGTTCGGGAGTTCTAAATTTTCTTCCCCTTCCTTATCATTGAGTTGTCAGTCAGTTTTGTTAGGGTTCACAAATTACTCTATTACTTAATTTtctattactccctccgtccactgtTGTTTGTCAGATATACTAAAAATAGCTATCCataattaattgtcaatttaaacaatcaagaaacaaTTAGTCACGTTTTTCCAATTCTGGCCTTAATAATTACATAACTACTAGTTTCAAAAAGTAGTCATTTTAAAGTTACAAGACTACTTTAATGTAAAAAAAGTTGCTTTTACAGTTTTCAAAAAGTACAAACCAttttaataatgattgatagtagggttatattagttAAATTGCACATTATAGTAAATTTTTCTTAAGAGTTGTACATGATCTTACCATGACAAACAATAGTGGACGGAGGGAGGACAAATATAAGGTTTACAGAAAAGCT
This region includes:
- the LOC125851071 gene encoding serine/threonine-protein kinase SAPK1 translates to MMERYEIVKELGSGNFGVAMLVCDKNTKELFAVKFIERGQKIDEHVQREIMNHRSLKHPNIVRFKEVLLTPTHLAIVMEYAAGGELFARICNAGRFNEDEARFFFQQLISGVSYCHFMQICHRDLKLENTLLDGSAAPRVKICDFGYSKSSVFHSQPKSTVGTPAYVAPEVLTRKEYDGELADVWSCGVTLYVMLVGAYPFQDSSDPKNFTKTISKILTARYSIPEQIQISLECRHLIARIFVADPEKRITIPEIKMHPWFLKNLPVELMEGGSYQCADVNNPSQSMEEVLAIIQEARVPLLVGAHSYGGSMELDELDEADIEDVIETSADFAGLL